ACGCACGCGGTGTCTTTCTGACCAACCAGATGGCGGCACGGCATTTCACCGGAACGGGCAGTGGCGTGATCGTCAACACCGCATCCCTGGCGGCCAAGGTTGGCGCGCCGTTTCTGGCCCATTACAGCGCCTCGAAATTCGCGGTGGTCGGCTGGACCCAGGCCCTGGCCCGCGAGTTGGCGCCGATCGGCGTGCGGGTAAACGCCGTCTGCCCCGGCTTCGTCAAGACCGGGATGCAGGACCGCGAAGTCGAATGGGAGGCCAAGCTGCGGGGCATGACCGGGCCTGAGGTGGTGCAGGATTACATCGATCAGACCCCGCTGGGCCGGCTGGAAACACCGGAGGACGTGGCCAATGTCGCGGTGTTCCTGTGCGCGGACGCAGCGCGCTTCATGACCGGTCAGGCGATCAACGTCACTGGCGGCGTCTACACGACCTGATCCCCAGCGGATCGAGAGGAAAGGACGGCGCATGGCC
Above is a genomic segment from Pseudooceanicola aestuarii containing:
- a CDS encoding SDR family NAD(P)-dependent oxidoreductase; this translates as MSHTTLSAQVHPDLNNKRAFLTGGVTGIGNAIARGLAAQGVRVAIADLDAKAATRAAADLGHGHIGLAVDVRDRASVTAAFDAAVEGLGGIDICVANAGVSSMAPAVALTDADWDFNMNVNARGVFLTNQMAARHFTGTGSGVIVNTASLAAKVGAPFLAHYSASKFAVVGWTQALARELAPIGVRVNAVCPGFVKTGMQDREVEWEAKLRGMTGPEVVQDYIDQTPLGRLETPEDVANVAVFLCADAARFMTGQAINVTGGVYTT